In a single window of the Paramisgurnus dabryanus chromosome 23, PD_genome_1.1, whole genome shotgun sequence genome:
- the LOC135768271 gene encoding von Willebrand factor A domain-containing protein 5A-like isoform X1, translated as MMNCGLVTEQKQPVPLKSIRVEVQVKSHVATVTSTLQYVNEEERHLEALFVFPLPADAAVCHFSAKIGDQEIVAEVQERQTARDQYDDAVSLGQQAFLLEESKESSDVFSLSVGCLSPGQNADITITYITELSVQADHSLRFCLPAVLNPRYTPAGSDAGIVSEISSCVSVPYTLTLSVHVSSPNPISKLESNCTLDPLVFLNSDHTQATVNLSSGHKFDKDVELFLYYQNTHQPTAIVEAGVTTAKPGSLMSDPVVMISLYPEFPEEVMSSLASQSEFNFVIDRSGSMDCVMNYGKGAQKRIESAKETLLLLLKSLPMGCYFNIYGFGSHFESFFPQSVVYNQDTMDQALKKVNEMRANMGGTEILEPLKHIYSQPCYPEHPRQLFVFTDGEVGNTKEVLDLVKLHAKSHRCFSFGIGEGASTTLITGMAREGSGYAQFITGTDRMQPKVMESLRFALQPAVNKISVQWKVPDGITVDTLSPPINVLFQGQRSLIYAQLKGQSSESSEGSVIVQYNLKDQPVTNQLHFCLKPTEDTGLSIHRLAARSLIRCLEQEERTGGVDVEDIKRRMVEISVEAGVSSVHTAFIAINKHNREAVKGPLIQRRVPTQGLCMSSLAVYGMCDSLGISDCKNSVRCKKSFNFPRISKRSWTGSRRTHRAETVSAACMVGSAIQNQTKDISEMLQADSLLKCGLMDILPLQEQKTGIMTKVRNLFRRNSKSKSVQSDQRSFQSKQDESNPEMSSDLHEDLLLQLISLQKASGCWELNAALARVFGKTEDELTNQKPAQVDGSVWATLLSLIWLYGYKIQQQIEWQFVAMKAASWIGSQNVVSLSQCVCDGNHLLGCQVKEETLGI; from the exons ATGATGAACTGCGGTCTCGTGACTGAGCAAAAACAGCCAG TTCCTCTGAAGAGCATCAGAGTTGAGGTGCAGGTGAAGAGTCATGTAGCTACAGTCACCTCCACTCTGCAGTATGTGAATGaggaagagcgccacctggaGGCCTTGTTTGTGTTTCCTCTGCCTGCTGATGCTGCTGTCTGTCACTTCAGTGCCAAGATCGGAGATCAGGAGATTGTGGCAGAGGTTCAAGAGAGACAAACT GCGAGGGATCAGTATGATGATGCTGTGAGTTTGGGTCAGCAGGCGTTTCTGTTGGAAGAGAGTAAAGAAAGTTCTGATGTGTTCAGTCTGAGTGTTGGGTGTCTTTCACCGGGTCAGAACGCTGACATCACCATCACATACATCACTGAGCTCTCTGTGCAGGCCGACCACTCGCTGCGCTTCTGTCTGCCTGCTGTACTCAACCCCAGATACACACCAGCAG GTTCAGATGCTGGAATAGTTTCAGAGATTTCGTCATGTGTCTCTGTTCCCTACACTTTGACTCTTAGTGTTCATGTGAGCTCTCCAAACCCCATCTCCAAACTAGAGTCCAACTGTACTCTGGATCCTCTTGTGTTCCTCAACTCTGATCACACTCAGGCAACG GTGAATCTGAGTTCTGGTCACAAGTTTGATAAAGATGTTGAGTTGTTTCTGTACTATCAGAATACCCATCAGCCCACTGCTATAGTGGAGGCAGGAGTGACCACTGCAAAACCAG GTTCTCTGATGAGTGACCCAGTGGTGATGATAAGTTTGTACCCAGAATTCCCAgaggaagtgatgtcatcatTAGCATCTCAAAGCGAGTTtaattttgtgattgacagATCAGGCAGTATGGACTGTGTGATGAATTATGGAAAAGGAGCACAGAAGCGCATAGAAAGTGCAAAG GAAACTCTGCTGTTACTGTTGAAGAGTCTGCCCATGGGCTGTTACTTTAATATCTATGGATTTGGCTCTCATTTTGAGTCCTTCTTCCC TCAGAGTGTTGTGTACAATCAGGACACAATGGATCAGGCACTGAAGAAAGTCAATGAAATGAGAGCAAACATGGGCGGCACAGAGATTTTAGAGCCTCTCAAACACATCTACAGTCAACCCTGTTACCCTGAACACCCCAGACAG CTGTTTGTCTTCACTGATGGAGAGGTGGGGAACACTAAAGAGGTTCTGGATCTTGTgaaacttcatgctaaatctcACAG GTGTTTCTCATTCGGGATTGGTGAGGGTGCAAGTACCACCCTCATCACAGGAATGGCCAGAGAGGGATCTGGATACGCCCAGTTCATCACAGGCACAGACCGCATGCAACCCAAA GTGATGGAGTCTCTCCGGTTTGCTCTTCAGCCTGCAGTGAACAAGATCTCAGTACAGTGGAAAGTACCAGATGGCATTACTGTTGACACGCTGTCTCCACCCATCAATGTGCTCTTCCAGGGTCAAAGGTCACTCATTTATGCCCAACTTAAAGGACAG AGTTCAGAAAGCTCTGAAGGATCAGTGATAGTTCAATACAACCTGAAAGATCAACCAGTGACAAACCAGCTTCACTTCTGCCTTAAACCAACTGAGGACACTGG GTTGTCCATCCATCGACTGGCGGCCCGGTCTCTGATCCGCTGTCTGGAGCAGGAGGAGAGGACAGGAGGTGTAGATGTGGAGGATATCAAGAGGAGGATGGTGGAGATCAGTGTTGAAGCAGGAGTGAGCAGTGTTCATACAGCCTTCATTGCCATTAATAAACACAACAGAGAGGCTGTGAAAGGACCTCTGATACAGAGAAGAGTACCAACACAAG gTTTATGTATGTCAAGTTTAGCAGTATATG GGATGTGCGATTCTCTAGGGATCAGTGATTGTAAAA atagTGTTCGTTGCAAGAAATCATTTAATTTTCCAA ggATTTCCAAGCGCTCATGGACTGGTTCAAGACGAACACACA GGGCTGAAACGGTTTCTGCCGCATGTATGGTAGGAAGCGCAATTCAAAACCAAACAAAAG ATATTTCAGAAATGCTTCAGGCTGACTCTCTTTTAAAATGCG GACTGATGGATATTCTACCTCTTCAAGAACAAAAGACTGGAATTATGACAA AGGTCAGAAATTTATTTCGTCGTAATTCTAAAAGCAAGTCTGTACAATCTGACCAGAGAAGCTTTCAAAGCAAACAAGACG AATCTAATCCTGAGATGAGCTCTGATCTCCATGAGGATCTTTTACTTCAGCTGATTTCTCTTCAAAAGGCTTCAGGCTGCTGGGAACTGAACGCTGCTTTGGCTCGAGTGTTTGGAAAGACTGAAGATGAGCTGACCAATCAGAAACCAGCACAG GTGGATGGGTCAGTGTGGGCCACTCTTCTGTCTCTCATCTGGTTATACGGCTATAAAATACAGCAACAGATTGAGTGGCAGTTTGTGGCCATGAAGGCGGCGTCATGGATCGGCTCTCAGAACG tggtCAGTCTGTctcagtgtgtgtgtgatggGAATCATCTACTGGGATGTCAGGTGAAAGAAGAAACTTTGGGAATCTGA